In the Drosophila willistoni isolate 14030-0811.24 chromosome 3R, UCI_dwil_1.1, whole genome shotgun sequence genome, ATATGTGGTATTTGGGGTTCCTTTGATCTTTCTCATAGGCATTATGTAAAACAAAGTCAACCTTACTATTTCCGCAATGAAATATTGTATTACTCCATGTCTTTGAGTATTATTTGCATCAGGTGAAATTATATCTTCAACGATGGAAAAAATTGatagaataaacaaaatttcatgttttttgttttgccgattttcattttaattttctgtcttactttttttacctttaattTAGAGATAGctttgaattatttttaaaactcattcaatttaacatgaaatttaaaaaattaattaaattaaaaattattgttttcATTCCTTCAATCTAAACATTATtttcgatttatttaatttaattcatttaaacaTAAAGGacttttgtatgtatgtttttgtttatgtatttaaaaaaaaattaagtcaGAAAATTTATGATTCCCATCTTCacatctttaataaatttaatgttaatttCTAACTGAATAATTCAATCAACTgatattcatttattaaaccATTTAACTTCAGCGTTTATGTTAATAAGGAATATTAAACTGACtatgaaatataaattatttaataaatattatgtAAGTCAGTGATggaatttttaacaaattggCCGACTTCAGCTACTTTTGATTCATTTCATTATCAAAGAAATATTTCCCAGTTCTTTCACTTAAAAAGCTTGCATATTAAAAACCTAGATCATACAAGAATCAGTTTTAATCAATACTTATCAATAACAGTCTATTGTCCCAAAGATATTCCCTATCTAGATCTAGATCCAAATCtagaataaatatttatcaacCTTAAATTTTAAGCATACTTTTCAAAATTTCCCAATTTCTTATAAAAGTATTAACATTTCCAACTTTATCACAATCAAAACTTTTTTCAAAGATtgcaaaaaattgttaaacttCCCATTAAAGACttgaatttcaataatttctaTAGAGTAAGctttacaaattttaattgaattatttacaaaatttatttgcttatattttatatattgagaATAGCTAATAACTAGTTAAATGATTTGTACATTAAGACACACGTTTTATGTATTTAGTAACAGCCATTAAAGAAAGAGTAAGTTATAGTCTTCTGGTTTAAATTTTCATCTAAACAATGACAATCATTTCCGGTTCCGGACTGGATGCATTGGATGAGAATGTGGAGTCGCAGCTTTCATCCTTTTCCCGTTTCTCTCGACGTTCGCGAGCACGGCGATTTTGGAACCAGATTTTCACTCGCGTATTGGTTAGATCCAAGGACTCGGCCAACTTATTTGCATCTTCTGCGCTCAAATAGTTGGAGTCCTTGTAGGCCGATTCCAAAGCCTGCAGCTGAGCGGGTGTAAAGGGAATACGTGGCAGACGTCCAGGAGTTCGTTTGGCAGGTCCTCCAGTTCGCATGGCACGTGGCAACTTGGGCGGATGGTAGCGTGTATATTGTAGCCAATCGTACATGATGGGCAGCTGACCATCCTCGAGCCCAGCTGACGGAGGATCAGTATTAACTGGAACACTAGTTGGTGGTGATCTATCACTCTCATAATTTGCTGGACGGGCATAgggatgaggatgatgatgatgatatggCAACCGGCTAACCCGCTGAAGATGCTGGATTACACCGACGGAAGCATTTGTACCGATATATCTATCGCCGGCACGATTCAGTATATATTCAATGCTAAAATCacacatttttattattttgtagaTCCTTTTGCTTGTGAGGTTCAATTGCTACTGTTTGCTGCCGTAAGGATTCATCGGCTATTTAAGGTCCTACCGCCATTTTCCACACACGAATTGGCTACACTATATCCATCCCACTCATACAACCGCTTGCCAGGAGACTGCCAGTGAGGATTCGTAGGCGCATCGAAGCGCTTTAATAGGCGTTACCCAGGCAGGCTGTCGCAAAACCCTTATCAGAACAAGATTAGGGCAGgccaggcaggcaggcaaatAATTGAAGTTCTCTTTGGTTGGCCAAAAATccttgttttgctttgtttttccatttgttttgTGGTTACTTTTGCCTACCTTCACCACCCCGAGAGTGCTTGGCCTAATGAACTCATCTGATCTGCCTCTGAATAATGTGGATGATGATGGGAAAACAAGTTGAGCCTCAGATTTTAATGCGCGTATGTTTTGATTGATtcgtaaatttgtttttatcgCAGTTTCATAACCAGCTTGttctccctttttttttgtgtatgtttgtttaTTGTCTTCAATTACTATCCCTTGCCAACTCCCCCTTTTTAGGGGTGGCTCAACAAAGTATCAATTACATTATTAATTGTGGCTACATA is a window encoding:
- the LOC6649619 gene encoding homeobox protein GHOX-7 — encoded protein: MCDFSIEYILNRAGDRYIGTNASVGVIQHLQRVSRLPYHHHHPHPYARPANYESDRSPPTSVPVNTDPPSAGLEDGQLPIMYDWLQYTRYHPPKLPRAMRTGGPAKRTPGRLPRIPFTPAQLQALESAYKDSNYLSAEDANKLAESLDLTNTRVKIWFQNRRARERREKREKDESCDSTFSSNASSPEPEMIVIV